CAAGCCCATGAGTTCCATACGTCCAGTATTGATACCAAAACTACGAGCCATATCAGGATTATCACCTGTAGCGATGTAGGCCTGACCTAGTTTGGTATCTAGGAAAAAGAGCATGAGACCAATTACAAGAGCTACAAAGATTAGTCCAGTCAGGAGTTGGTTAAGGTCCGAATCAAAAGGTAAGACATCCTGAATTTGCTTGGTTCCAAGAAGCCCCAGATTGGCACGCCCCATAATCATGAGCATGATGGAATGGCAAGAAGTCATGACCAGAATCCCTGATAAGAGAGTTGGAATTTTTCCTTTGGTATATAAGAGACCTGTCGCCATACCAGCTAGACATCCCGCTCCTACTGCGGCTAGGCTTGCTAAAAATGGATTGATTCCCTGTGTTATCAAGGTTACAGCTACTGCTCCCCCTAGAGGAAAAGAGCCTTCAGTAGTCATATCAGGGAAATTCAAAATTCGGAAAGTCATAAAGATTCCCAAACCTAAAATCGCCCAGACCATTCCCTGAGAAATAATGGATACTATCATAATCTTTCACTCATTTCTTTCTTTAGTAAAAATGGGAGGAGATGTGTCCAGCTCCTCCTTTATCTTTATTCAATCACTTGTCCTGCTTCTTTTAGAACGGACTCAGGAGTGGTGATACCAAGTTCCTGCGCTAGTTTTTTGTTAATCACTGACTTACCAGTTGAAAAGACATTAACTGGCGTATCAGCTGGTTTTTCACCTTTCAAAACTTTGGCAATCATTTTACCAGTAGCCACTCCAAGATCGTGTTGGTCAACTACTACAGATGCTAATCCTCCCGCTTCTACCATGGCAGTGGCACTTGGGTAGATTGGCTTTTTAGCTGTTTGGTTGCTTGAAACAACTGTTGAGAATGCGGATGCGATGGTGTTGTCAATTGGAACCCAAATCGCATCAACCTTACTTGTCATGACATTAACTGTTGAAGCAATTTCATTGGTTGATGGAACGGCAAAGGTTTCGACTGTCAAACCTGCTTTTTCAGCATAAGCCTTGAATTCTTCTACCTGTGTTTTTGAGTTATCTTCGCTACTTGAGTAAAGAGCGCCGATTGTTTTGACATTTGGTGTGAGGGTTTTTATCAACTCTACTTGTTGTTCAGCAGGGTTGTGGTCTGATACCCCTGTGATGTTGCCACCTGGTTTTTTCAAATCTTTGACCAAGTTAGCACCGATTGGGTCTGTAATAGCAGCCATGATAACTGGTAGATCTTTAGTAGCACTTGCAAGTCCTTGAGCTGCTGGTGTTGCAATCCCAACAACTACATCGTTTCCATTTGCTACTAACTGTTTACTCATGGTTGCAACCTTGCTCTGATCACCTTCAGAGTTCATAAAGTCGATTTTTACTTGGTCGTCCTTATAGCCTTCTTCAGCTAGTCCATCTTGAATTCCTTGGTAAATCAAGTCTAAAGAGGGGTGGCTAACAAACTGAAGGACACCAACCTTAGCAACTTTTTGCTCCACCTTAGCTGCTGGCTTGTTCATAGATGAATAGATCAAACTAGCTACTACCAATACTGCTAATCCAGCGATAATTCCAATTAAACGTTTATTTTTCATATTTTTTCTCCTTTTAAATCACTTGTATAATGCTCTTTTAAACAAAACAAGCGACGCCATCGTTTAAATTCCATAAGTCTCCTCCAACAAAAAAGTCCTCACACAAAAAACTTGTGTGAGGACGTCGATGCGCGGTGCCACCTCAATTATAGGGAATATCCCTATCGCTCTTTCTCGCATTCACGAGTTGCACTATAAGGTGTGCTCACCGAATTTTTATGATTTCAAATTCTTAAGTACATTCAGCCCAATTTCATCAATTTCATCTATCTGCTTTCACCAACCACAGACTCTCTAAAAAATGAGCATGATTACTTTCTGAATGTTTAAATTATATCATTTTTCAACTACTTGTCAAGCTTATTTTTAGAATTTTTTAAACAATTCAAAAACTTCCCCTTGAAAAAGAGAAAGTTTGTAGAATATCAGCCTGAATTACGCAAACCGGTTGCAATTCCGTTAATAGTTGTATGAATCAGTCTTTCTTCGTCTGCTGACAATTCACCACGACGTTGACGTTTGATCAACTCCAACTGGATGTAGTTAAGGATATTAAAGTAAGGCATACGATAGTTTAGACTGTCTTTTAGGTAAGAGTTCTCCGCCAAGAGTTCGTCATAACCTTCGATGGCTAGAATAACGTCCTTGGTCAATTGCCATTCATCTAAAATGGTGTAATAGATGGCTTGCACTTCTTCATCCTCACAGAGCTTGGCATATTCAAAGGCAATGTTCATGTTGGACTTAGACAAGACCATGTCCACATTAGAGAGCAGAGATTGGAAGAAAGGCCAGTTTTGGTACATGTCACGAAGAATCTCAATATTCTTTGGATCTTGATCAATAAATTCTTTAAAGCTTGATCCCACACCGTACCATCCAGGAAACATGACACGACTTTGTGACCATGAGAAGACCCAAGGGATGGCACGCAAACCACCGATTTCTGTAATAGTCTTACGAGCTGCTGGACGCGAACCGATATTAAAGCTTGAAATAGCCTTGATTGGACTTGATTCAAAGAAATAGTCATAGAAATGTTCATTTCCAAAGACCAAATCACGGTAGATATCGTAGCTGCGGTCCACTACTTGATCCATGATAGCTTCATAACGATTTGATGTGTTAGTATCACTCTTCTTCTTGGTAATCATACGGTTAATAGCTGCAGAAACCAACATTTCAAGGTTATAATAGGCAGCGTCTTTGTTTCCGTATTTGTTTCCAATCACTTCTCCCTGCTCAGTCAGACGGATGCGGTCCTTAATAGACTTGAGTGGTTGGGATGTGATAGCTTCATAAGTTGGGCCACCACCACGACCCACGGTACCACCACGACCGTGGAAGAAGGTAACTTTAACGCCAAATTCGTCTCCAATAGCAGTCAGTTGCTGTTGAGCTTTATATAGAGTCCAACATGATGACAGGTAACCACCGTCCTTGTTACTATCAGAGTAGCCAAGCATGATTTCTTGGTAGTTGTCTTTTGAAGCAATCCATTTTTTAGCCAAAGGAAGAGAGAAATATCTTCTCATGGTTTCTTCCGAGTGATCCAAGTCTTCGATCGTTTCAAAGAGGGGAACAATCTGAACGCGGGCTTTTTGAGCATCTACCAAGCCGACTTCCTTAAGCATAATTGCAAGTTCTAGCATATCGGATACACTTGTTGCGTGAGAGATGATGGTTTGACGGATGACGTTTTCACCTAATTTATCCTTCAACTTGCGAGCGGCTTTAAAGATAGAGAGTTCTTTTTCAAGCAGTTCTGACTTTTCAGCATGAGTCGCTGAGAGGATACGAGGGTCTTCTTCCAATTCTTTTAATAGGAGGGCGCATTTTTCATCTTCAGACAGATCGCTATAGTGGTCGTTGATACCTGCGGATGCTAGCAATTCTGCCACACAGGCTTCATGAACACTAGAATCTTGGCGCATGTCGATAGAGGCAAGATAGAAGCCAAAGATTTCAACCGCCTGCATCAACTCTACAAATTCTCCTGAAATCAGGTACTCACCTTTGTTCTCTAATAGAGAATCTCGGATGGCCAATAAATCTTGGTAAAATTCATCTGCAGTAGCATATCTTGGATGAACATCCTTGTCTTCGATAAGATAGGTCTTGGTTGCCTGCATCTTAGCTTGGATGTCAAAGAGGGCACGACGATAGAGTTCTTTTTCACGATAAATGGAATTATCTTGAGACTTGAGCGCCATCTCACGAACCTTGTCACTAACATTCACAATACTGGTTGAAAGTGAGAATTCACGATAGAGGTTATAAATCTTCTCATCGTAGTAGTTCATGATGACTTCGCACTGAGTCAAGGCTGATTTGTTGAGGGTTTCCGCTGTTACGAAAGGATTTCCATCACGGTCTCCTCCGATCCACATCCCCATTGTAATCGGTTTTGGATGTTGGAGCTCGATACCTTGTTCTTTAGCTAATTTTTTATACTCAGCCGTCAAACGTGGAACAGCATTCAAGAAAGAACTCTGATAGTACTCCATCACGTTGGTGATTTCGTTGGTTACCTTCAATTTCTTCTCGCGAATCATGTCCGTTTGCATGATAATTTCAATGTAACGACGGAGATCTGTGTGCCATTTTTCTTTGTTGATCAAGCCGAGTTTGACATCACGGTACTTCCGTAAGAGTGTATGGATATGATTGGTTAAATCCAGCATACTCTTGCGTTGTACTTGAGTCGGGTGGGCCGTCAAAACTGGAACCACATTCAGCTGCTCCAAAATTGCAGCCGCGTTTTCTTTTTCAGCCACCATCTTAATGGTTGTTGACAGTTTTCCTAGATAGTCCTGGTCCACATTATTTTGATGATTGATCTCAAAAGCCAAATCCACATCTTCAGAGATATTGATCAAGAGTGGAAGGATTGAGAAATAGCGAGAAATATAGATCATTTCCTCGTTTGAAAGGCTGGTCACCAATTTATTGAGTCCTTGATAGTCTTCGCTTGTAGACAAATCCTTCAACTGCATGATTTTATCAAAAGTCTCAGGCGCAAGCATATTTTTTGTGATGTCTTCTAATAGCTCTGTCAAAATCAAGACTTCTTCTTGGACGACTGCTTTATTGCTATAGTTTTCTAATTTTTGAAGTGACATAAACTTTCCTTTCCATTCAATCCTTATAGAGCAACAGAAGTTTGACCTTCATATTCTCTGATAAGTTTGGCACGTTTTTCGCTGGCATCGATATTTAGTACAAAGGCAATGGCTACAGATAAGACTAGGAGACTATTCCCCCCTTGTGAAAGGAAGGGGAAGGTTACCCCTGTAGAAGGAATCAAACCGGAAATTCCACCGATATTGACAAAGACCTGAACAAGGATCATCCCCCCGACACCGATAGCAACCATGGAGTTAAAGGGATCCTTAGCTCGAATACCGACTAGGATGATTCTCAAAATCAAGAAGAAGAGGAGTGCCAAAATCATACCCGCTCCTACAAATCCAAATTCCTCGATGACAATTGAAAAGACGAAATCTGTGTGGGCTTCTGGCAAATAACCACGCTTTTCGATGGAATTTCCTAATCCAAGTCCAAACCAGCCACCATTTACCATTGCATAGTAGGAATTTGCGAGCTGGTGTCCTGCACCCGCCAAGTCATTAAAGGGATTAAAGAAGGCACTAAAACGTTTAGCAACGTAACCAAATACAGGAATTTGAGAAAACTTCTCAACGCCAACAAGACGAATGACAGACAAGACTAAAATGGAACTTCCTGCTAAGAGAGTTAGAATAGTCGAGAACCAACGATAGGCAATTCCACTAACTGTGTACATAAGCAGTGACACCAAGACCAGAATGGTCGCATTTCCCAAGTCAGGGAAAATTCCCAAACTACCAATCAAAACCAGTAAAACGAAACGCCAGTCGTTAAAAGCTCGAGGTAACCACTGATTCTGAGTCAAGACTTGGAAATCGTAAACAGCTATCTCATCTTGCTGTTTTGAGAATCGATGGGCTAGGTACCAAATAATGATAATCTTAAGATATTCAGCAGGCTGAATCGTTACAGGTCCTACAGAAATCCAACCGTAGGCACCATTGACTGGGGTTCCAATTAGCCGAGCCAAAGCTAGGAGAATCATCTCTACAAACATAACGATAAAAATCAAGCGTTCATTTCTTAAAAAACCAAGTTTCAGTTTATAAATTAAGGCAATCAAAACCAAACTAACTACCCAAAACATTCCTTGGTTCCGAGCTAACTGAAGAGCACTTTTCCCTTCTTGGATCAAGGTAGCACTCGTAGTTGAGTAAACAACAATTAGACCCAAAATCGATAAAAGGAGGTAAGGAATCAAAATGGAATAGTTCAATAGGTGCCTTTTACTAATTTTCATATGTCACCACTCTAATAGAAACAGAGAAAACTGTTCCTAATTCCGTTTTATTTTCTAGTTTTGATTGCTATTATACCATTTTTTCAGAAAGAAAAAAACTCTTATCCTCCAATCCTTCGAATTTTGCTATTTGGCCGAAACTGATTACTAAAAAATACAAACTTCAAGACAAAGTTTGTATTTTCTTTTTTATTCTGCTGATGAGCTACTGCTTGAGTTTGAGTCTGCACCACCAACGTATTGGGCAAAGATATTTTGGAAAACAGGATCTTTCACTTTAATATTTGCAGCTTGGAATTCTTTTCCGATAACGCTCTGAACGAAAGATGAATCGTTTTGTTTCTGCGTCAAAATGACTGTTTTCAATTTTTCTTTGTAATCATCTAGGTTTGATGATTTTTCTGTTTTCTTGGTTAGCTTAATAATGTAGTATTGGGTACTGTAGGCTTGTGTTCCAGTCGCTGTGATAACATCAGAGACACCATTCACATCCAAGGCAAAGGCCGCCTTCTTGACTTGTTCTGGAAGTTCTGTAGAAGCCGAGTCAAAAGTGATTTCGCCACCATTTTCTTTTGTCTTGTCATCATTTGAGTTGTCTTTTGCCAACTGAGCAAAATCAGCTCCTGCTGCTTTTGCTTTTTCAAGCACTTCTTTTGCTTTGTCTTCATTATCCATACGGATGATCTGAGCTGTTACATCTGGTGTATAAGACTCAAAAGCTTTTTGGTAAGCTTCGTCTGTCAATTCATTTTCTGCTGCTTTTTTAACTGCCAATTCGACCAACTTACTTGTGCGAATTTGAGCTTTACGAGTCTCAGGAGTCATACCCGCACGTTGAAGTACGCTGTTGTAGCTATCGCCGTATTTCTTTTGTTCCTCAGCAACGGCATCATCCACCTCTTTGTCAGTCACTTCTGAACCATATTGTTTTTCAAATACTTTTTGGATGGTCATATTAAGCAAGACTTGTTGCGCAGTTGGATTGTTTTTGACTTGTTCATAAAATTGGTGTTCAGTGACGACATCACCCTTCATGCTGATGAGGTCAGCCCCTTCAGAACTTTTTGAACAAGCAGCCAAAGTCGCTACAGATAATAAGGTAATGGCTCCTGCCAATAGTTTTTTCTTCATGTTTACTCCTTTTATGGTAAGTTACCTTCTCTATTTTACTAAATTGTCTTAAATTTTTCTAAAAATCATTCACTCTCAGGAAGCTGCACATCTGCTACATTTTTTCTCAGCATGAGAATGCCGTCCCCAAGTGGAACTAGAGTCGCTGTTAGACCTGGATTGTCTAAAGTTGCGTCGAAAAGTCTCTGCAAACCTTTATAAATGGTGCGTTGACCCCGGCGGACTTCCATGATATCCTTGGCAACATCTCCTCCTTGGAAAATATCATCCAAGACCACCACTCCACCGACTTCCAAGTGCTTGAGGATTTCAGGCAGAAAGACGATGTACTTTGACTTGGCCGAATCCATAAAGACAAAGTCATAAGTCTCCGTCAGAGTAGATAAAACATCAACAGCATCACCTTCAAGTAAGGTGATTTGCTTGCGACTGTCAAACTGGGCAAAGTTTTCCTTGGCAAAACCAATCATTTCTGGATTACGGTCAATGGTTGTAATCTTGGCATCTGGCGCGTGTTCCGCCATCAAGAGGGCCGAAAAACCGATAGCTGTTCCAATTTCCAAAATGTTCTTAGGTTGCATAGTTTCCATGAGAAAACGGAAGTAGGCAACTGTTTCATGAGGAATAATGGGAATATTTTCCTTACGAGCGAAGGTCTCCAATTCTTTCAGGGAGCCTGTCACCTGCTTTTGACGCTGGCGCATGAGTTCTACGATGTCTTCCTTGACGACGGGACGACGCATGTTATGGTTGGCATTTTTACTGTAAGACTCTACCATCTTAAGCTAGTCCTAATTTTTCAACAAGGGCTTCAAACTCGTTCAAGCGGCGTTCAAAGACTGCAAAGGCATCGTTAAGATAGTCTTCTTTTTCCATATCAACACCCGCTTTTCTCATAACATTGAGTGGATAGTCTGATTTACCTGCTTTGAGGTAGTCGATATAGCGGTCACGATCTTCTTGACTACCATGGACAATCTTTTCAGCCAAGGCTGAAGCAGCTGCAAAACCAGTCGAATACTGATAAACATAGTAGTTATAGTAGAAGTGTGGAATGCGTGCCCACTCGTATTGGATCTGAGGATTGTCTTCCTTGCTGAGTCCATAGTACTCTTGGTTCAAGTCTGCGTATAGTTTATTGAGGAAATCACTTGTCAAGACTTCTCCATTTTGGTCTGCTTGGTGGATAGCATGTTCAAACTCAGCGAATTGAGTTTGACGGAAGACTGTTCCACGGAAACCGTCCAAAAAGTTATTAAGGATAGCAAAGCGAGTCGCATCGTCTTCTACTTCCTCCAATAATTTCTCTGTCAAGATATTTTCGTTGGTTGTTGAGGCAATCTCAGCCAAGAAGATAGAGTAATCTCCGTAAACATATGGTTGGGTTTCACGAGTATAGCTCGAGTGCATACTGTGACCCGTTTCGTGGACAAGGGTAAAGAGATTGTCTAGATTGTCCTGCCAGTTGAGAAGCATAAAGGCATTGGTATCATAGGAACCACCAGAGTAGGCACCAGAGCGCTTGCCTTGGTTTTCATAGACATCAATCCAACGCTCACTGAAGGCGCGTTTGACACGGCTCAAGTAGTCATCACCCAAGATCGCCAAGGCTTCTTCTGCCTTTTTCAAGGCTTCCTCATAAGTAAAGCTGTATTCTACTGAAGACAGTGGAGTGTAGACATCGTACATCTTGAGATCAGAAATACCTAAGATTTTTGAACGAAGATCAAGGTAACGATGCAAGAGTGGCAAGTGCTTGCGAACTGCTGCTACTAGATTGTCATAGACACTTTCTGGAACAAAGTTGGCTGCGAGGGCTGCATGGCGAGCACTCTTATAGTTGCGAACTTTTGCGCGGTAGTTTTGCACCTTAACATTTGTCTGCAAAGTCTTAGCGTAGGTGTGTTGGAATTGCTCGTAAGTCGCATAAAGGGCTTCATAAGCACCACGGCGCACTTCACGGTTTTTAGACTCCATCAAACGGATGTAAGTACCATGTGAGAGTTGCACTTCCTTGCCTTCATCATCAAGAACGTATGGGAAGCTAATATCCGCATTGTCCAAAATAGCGAAGGTTTCACTAGCAGCGCCGAAGATTTCTCCTGCTCCAGCAAGTAATTCTTCCTCACGTTGCGAAAGAACATGGTCTTTCTTTTGCAAGAGCTTGTCAAAAAAGTGCTTGTAAACTTGGAGTTTTGGTTGAGCTTCTAGGAAGGCCGCATACTGCTCTTCGCTAATCTCCATAAACTCAGGTTCATAGAATGAAAAGGCTTGTTCTAACTGACTGTATAGGGTCATTGCCTTAGCATAGTACTCTTGATACTTGGCTTCACGCGTATCTTGGTCATTTTTCATATGTGCATAGACATAAAGCTTTTCAACTTGGCGTTCCAAGTCGAGTGAGAATTCTGTGATCTCAAGCAAACTGTCTGCGCTGTCCAAGAGATGTCCCTCATACTGAGATGCTATTTGTACTTTTTCAGTTAAATCTTTCAAGGCTTCTTCCCAAGCCTGGTCTGTTGGGTAGATTGTTGAAAGATCCCATGTATCTTTTTCATTTATTTCATGTCGTTGTAATACCATAAGATTCCTCCATCCTTTCTATTTTACCACATTTTTTGAGAAATATAAGTGATAAAAGGCTGGTGGATAGAGCTTTTGGCGATTATTTTTCGGATTTTTGTGATAGTAAGCCTGAAAATTTCTATAATAGCTAGTCAAATCCGTTTCAATCTGCAAAAAATCTCCTGATTCTATCGGTCTGACCTGAGGATACCAGTCGTCTAGTTGACGGTTTAATAGATTGTCTCCTTGATGATAGGCCTCCTCCTGTTTCTTCATCCAGTAGGGTGTTTGGTAGTACAACTGCTGGCGAATGTAGTGACAGATAGTTGAATCTTGGGCAACCGTAAAACTAGGCAGTTTTTGTTTTTGATAGGGGAATCGTAGAATTTCCAAGAGATTTCCTTGGCCAAAGGGAAATTCCTTGACCTGAAAATGAAGCTTGCCACGTAGATCCTGATGCAGAAGATATTTGAGTCTCAAAATTTT
Above is a window of Streptococcus oralis subsp. dentisani DNA encoding:
- a CDS encoding ABC transporter permease, translating into MIVSIISQGMVWAILGLGIFMTFRILNFPDMTTEGSFPLGGAVAVTLITQGINPFLASLAAVGAGCLAGMATGLLYTKGKIPTLLSGILVMTSCHSIMLMIMGRANLGLLGTKQIQDVLPFDSDLNQLLTGLIFVALVIGLMLFFLDTKLGQAYIATGDNPDMARSFGINTGRMELMGLVLSNGIIALAGALIAQQEGYADVSRGIGVIVVGLASLIIGEVLFKSLTLAERLMTIVVGSIAYQFLVWGVIALGFNTSYLRLYSALILAVCLMIPTFKSKYLKGVKFSK
- the trpX gene encoding tryptophan ABC transporter substrate-binding protein, which produces MKNKRLIGIIAGLAVLVVASLIYSSMNKPAAKVEQKVAKVGVLQFVSHPSLDLIYQGIQDGLAEEGYKDDQVKIDFMNSEGDQSKVATMSKQLVANGNDVVVGIATPAAQGLASATKDLPVIMAAITDPIGANLVKDLKKPGGNITGVSDHNPAEQQVELIKTLTPNVKTIGALYSSSEDNSKTQVEEFKAYAEKAGLTVETFAVPSTNEIASTVNVMTSKVDAIWVPIDNTIASAFSTVVSSNQTAKKPIYPSATAMVEAGGLASVVVDQHDLGVATGKMIAKVLKGEKPADTPVNVFSTGKSVINKKLAQELGITTPESVLKEAGQVIE
- the ppc gene encoding phosphoenolpyruvate carboxylase gives rise to the protein MSLQKLENYSNKAVVQEEVLILTELLEDITKNMLAPETFDKIMQLKDLSTSEDYQGLNKLVTSLSNEEMIYISRYFSILPLLINISEDVDLAFEINHQNNVDQDYLGKLSTTIKMVAEKENAAAILEQLNVVPVLTAHPTQVQRKSMLDLTNHIHTLLRKYRDVKLGLINKEKWHTDLRRYIEIIMQTDMIREKKLKVTNEITNVMEYYQSSFLNAVPRLTAEYKKLAKEQGIELQHPKPITMGMWIGGDRDGNPFVTAETLNKSALTQCEVIMNYYDEKIYNLYREFSLSTSIVNVSDKVREMALKSQDNSIYREKELYRRALFDIQAKMQATKTYLIEDKDVHPRYATADEFYQDLLAIRDSLLENKGEYLISGEFVELMQAVEIFGFYLASIDMRQDSSVHEACVAELLASAGINDHYSDLSEDEKCALLLKELEEDPRILSATHAEKSELLEKELSIFKAARKLKDKLGENVIRQTIISHATSVSDMLELAIMLKEVGLVDAQKARVQIVPLFETIEDLDHSEETMRRYFSLPLAKKWIASKDNYQEIMLGYSDSNKDGGYLSSCWTLYKAQQQLTAIGDEFGVKVTFFHGRGGTVGRGGGPTYEAITSQPLKSIKDRIRLTEQGEVIGNKYGNKDAAYYNLEMLVSAAINRMITKKKSDTNTSNRYEAIMDQVVDRSYDIYRDLVFGNEHFYDYFFESSPIKAISSFNIGSRPAARKTITEIGGLRAIPWVFSWSQSRVMFPGWYGVGSSFKEFIDQDPKNIEILRDMYQNWPFFQSLLSNVDMVLSKSNMNIAFEYAKLCEDEEVQAIYYTILDEWQLTKDVILAIEGYDELLAENSYLKDSLNYRMPYFNILNYIQLELIKRQRRGELSADEERLIHTTINGIATGLRNSG
- the ftsW gene encoding cell division peptidoglycan polymerase FtsW, encoding MKISKRHLLNYSILIPYLLLSILGLIVVYSTTSATLIQEGKSALQLARNQGMFWVVSLVLIALIYKLKLGFLRNERLIFIVMFVEMILLALARLIGTPVNGAYGWISVGPVTIQPAEYLKIIIIWYLAHRFSKQQDEIAVYDFQVLTQNQWLPRAFNDWRFVLLVLIGSLGIFPDLGNATILVLVSLLMYTVSGIAYRWFSTILTLLAGSSILVLSVIRLVGVEKFSQIPVFGYVAKRFSAFFNPFNDLAGAGHQLANSYYAMVNGGWFGLGLGNSIEKRGYLPEAHTDFVFSIVIEEFGFVGAGMILALLFFLILRIILVGIRAKDPFNSMVAIGVGGMILVQVFVNIGGISGLIPSTGVTFPFLSQGGNSLLVLSVAIAFVLNIDASEKRAKLIREYEGQTSVAL
- the prsA gene encoding peptidylprolyl isomerase PrsA, with amino-acid sequence MKKKLLAGAITLLSVATLAACSKSSEGADLISMKGDVVTEHQFYEQVKNNPTAQQVLLNMTIQKVFEKQYGSEVTDKEVDDAVAEEQKKYGDSYNSVLQRAGMTPETRKAQIRTSKLVELAVKKAAENELTDEAYQKAFESYTPDVTAQIIRMDNEDKAKEVLEKAKAAGADFAQLAKDNSNDDKTKENGGEITFDSASTELPEQVKKAAFALDVNGVSDVITATGTQAYSTQYYIIKLTKKTEKSSNLDDYKEKLKTVILTQKQNDSSFVQSVIGKEFQAANIKVKDPVFQNIFAQYVGGADSNSSSSSSAE
- a CDS encoding O-methyltransferase — encoded protein: MVESYSKNANHNMRRPVVKEDIVELMRQRQKQVTGSLKELETFARKENIPIIPHETVAYFRFLMETMQPKNILEIGTAIGFSALLMAEHAPDAKITTIDRNPEMIGFAKENFAQFDSRKQITLLEGDAVDVLSTLTETYDFVFMDSAKSKYIVFLPEILKHLEVGGVVVLDDIFQGGDVAKDIMEVRRGQRTIYKGLQRLFDATLDNPGLTATLVPLGDGILMLRKNVADVQLPESE
- the pepF gene encoding oligoendopeptidase F, coding for MVLQRHEINEKDTWDLSTIYPTDQAWEEALKDLTEKVQIASQYEGHLLDSADSLLEITEFSLDLERQVEKLYVYAHMKNDQDTREAKYQEYYAKAMTLYSQLEQAFSFYEPEFMEISEEQYAAFLEAQPKLQVYKHFFDKLLQKKDHVLSQREEELLAGAGEIFGAASETFAILDNADISFPYVLDDEGKEVQLSHGTYIRLMESKNREVRRGAYEALYATYEQFQHTYAKTLQTNVKVQNYRAKVRNYKSARHAALAANFVPESVYDNLVAAVRKHLPLLHRYLDLRSKILGISDLKMYDVYTPLSSVEYSFTYEEALKKAEEALAILGDDYLSRVKRAFSERWIDVYENQGKRSGAYSGGSYDTNAFMLLNWQDNLDNLFTLVHETGHSMHSSYTRETQPYVYGDYSIFLAEIASTTNENILTEKLLEEVEDDATRFAILNNFLDGFRGTVFRQTQFAEFEHAIHQADQNGEVLTSDFLNKLYADLNQEYYGLSKEDNPQIQYEWARIPHFYYNYYVYQYSTGFAAASALAEKIVHGSQEDRDRYIDYLKAGKSDYPLNVMRKAGVDMEKEDYLNDAFAVFERRLNEFEALVEKLGLA